A window of uncultured Methanoregula sp. genomic DNA:
TGATGCGCTCAAAAAGGAAGTCCTGCCCGATATCTTCAATTCACGGAAACGGATACGGATCTGGTGTGCCGGCTGTTCGACCGGGGAAGAGCCGTACTCTATTGCCATGATCCTGCACGAGATGATGTTGCAGAATCCGGAGATCTCGGGTCAGATCTATGCAACCGATATCGACAAGATTGTTCTTGCCAAGGCCCAGGAGGGCATCTACAATGCCAAGGCGATGGTAAAGCTCTCGGAGTCCCAGACCCTTCGTCATTTCACCAAACTGCCGGACGGCAACTACCAGGTCAAACCGCACCTCAAGGAACTGATACGTTTCCGCCCCCATGACCTGATGGGCGGGACCCCGATTGCCCGGTGGCTTGACCTGATCACCTGCCGCAACGTGACCATCTATTTCACGGAAAAACAGAAAGACGATCTTGCCCGCCTGTTTCACGGGGCCCTTGTCTCTGACGGGTATTATATCATGGGAAAGACCGAGTACCTGGGCAGACAGGTCGAGAGCCTCTTCGTCCCCAAAAACTCATCGCTCAAAATCTTCATCAAAAAAGAGTGATCTCCGCGAGACCCGGAGATCAGCGCTTCCCTTCCCCGTCTTTTTTTGTTTCATCCTCTGCTTTTCCCCTTTCGAAACCTTCGGTAAGCTTCCGCTGCAATTCCTGGCGTGCAGCGTGAACCTTGACCTGGTTCAGGACTGTCATGAAATTGACCCCGATGATGACGAGAACCAGAAGCAGGCTCACCCAGAGCATGACTCCCTGGGACGAGAGAAATGCTGCCCAGAGCAGTACGACAAAGGACAGAAGATAAAAGAGAATCCATGTCCTCAGGCTTGGGAGCTCCATACTCAACGTTATTCCCCTCACGCTTAATAAAATATCGTCGGACTGGTCCGGTATTCCTGTGCTATCGTCCCGGCTCTTGTACCAACTTCCGGACTTCTGGAACTGGGATCCCGTTATTGGGGCGTGATATCGTCACGTTTTATTACAAATGCTTCCATTATTATGTGTGGAAAAAGGGGATATCCTCACGGTCATTGGCGGACTGGTGCTGGTCGTCATCATAGCGCTCATCGCAAACCCGCAATACCTGTCCTCCTTATCTCCCTCAACCCAGCCGGGAATTCCTGTTATTACCCCGATACCAGGGATGACTCCCCGGGAAACCCTGATCCCGATTGTCCTTGTCACGCCTTCGCCGATTCCCACCCCGACTCCCATCCTTCCGGACGCCCCCCAGTACCGGATTTTTTACACGGACAATCCGTTCCTCTATCCCCGGTACAAGATGCCTGATAACATGGAGACATTCGGGGCAACGGAGATAATCGCCCGCAACTCAAACCTGGTGCCTTTTGCCTATGTCGAGGATATTCGGGGCGGGGTTACCCAGAAGTTCTCGGTCCCGTATCCTCTCTGGGCTATCAATATAACGGTCAATGCTACCCGGAATCCCCAGTACGGTAATTTCCGCATGGTTCTCTGTTATGCCAGCAACGGTACCGTGATCGATGGGGCCGAGGTCCTGAACCGGGGCTCGATGCTCCGCGTCATCCAGACCTCGAATACCGATCTCTACATGATAATTACAACCCAGTATATCGACTGGTACCGGATTGACCTGGAAGCCCCAAGAGATTATTACAATCAGTACCGGCCGCGCTAACGGGCTTGTCGGAAACCGGATGGATGCGGCCTTTCCTTGACCGGTTTTTTACAATTTTTCTATGGTTATCCGCACACGGTCTCCCGCTTTAAGAGCGTGACCTTTGGGGATGTCGACATTGAACCAGAGAGCGCCCGGGTCGTCCTGGGTGGCATCCTGCGACATCAGGCAATCCTTCTGACTGTTGATGTCTGCAACAAATTCAATAGCCGATTCAAACTCGAGAACTTTGGTCATGATATGTAAAAGAAAGATTATGGATTATTAAATGGCACGTGGAGTAACCATCCAGGTCGTGCTGTTCGAATAGCTCCAGCGGATAATATCAAGTTCTTTGCAGATATCTGCAAGGATTGCCATGTTTGTCCCTACTTCTTTGGGAGACAGCCCAAGGTCTTTTGCAATATATTTTGATTTGAAGTAGTGTTTGCCTTTGGTGATGCCTGAGTTGAGGTACAGGACAATCTTGTGCTGGGTCTCGTTATACTTATCACGAAGATTTTTTGTTGTTGACATGGTGTGCCTCAGCGTTAAAAATTCATATGAACCAATTCATATTTATAGGTATCTGTTTTTCGCGACAATTTTCCTGTCTTTTTTTTTGTACCGGGCAATAATTTTGACCAGAAAGCATTTATCAGCCCTGCTCGCTGGATGTTTATTTCCGGAATCCTTTCAGATCGCCCAGGGAGGAATCTCATCCGGAAAACAGGCCTTGTTTTTCAAAAAAATGAGATCAGGCGGTTCTCTGGATCTGTGCATCCGCGATTTTTGCAATCAGCGCTTCAAGCA
This region includes:
- a CDS encoding protein-glutamate O-methyltransferase CheR — translated: MDDFELLKRFIEQTLKIQCGNYKEDYIKRRLLSRMRSTNTTTYGDYLQYLKANTPELEVLRKALTINVTEFFRDNDVYDALKKEVLPDIFNSRKRIRIWCAGCSTGEEPYSIAMILHEMMLQNPEISGQIYATDIDKIVLAKAQEGIYNAKAMVKLSESQTLRHFTKLPDGNYQVKPHLKELIRFRPHDLMGGTPIARWLDLITCRNVTIYFTEKQKDDLARLFHGALVSDGYYIMGKTEYLGRQVESLFVPKNSSLKIFIKKE